A stretch of Episyrphus balteatus chromosome 2, idEpiBalt1.1, whole genome shotgun sequence DNA encodes these proteins:
- the LOC129908259 gene encoding neurexin-4 isoform X1, which produces MFRAMSVLVLITLLVTLRNVVNADAYNDYFSDYECNAPLLEKAVLTATSSLQDRGPNKARLNAGTSWSARHSDFDQKLIIDLGNIMNVTHIAIQGRPHSNEYVTEYSISYGITDLEFADYKEPGGNIKMFKGNSDGNAVHFNVFEVPIIAQWIRINPTRWHDRISMRVELYGCDYISENLYFNGTSLVKYDLLREPIASTRESIRFRFKTAQANGILMYSRGTQGDYLALQVKDNKMLLNMDLGSKIMTSLSVGSLLDDNVWHDVVLSRNRRDIIFSVDRVIVKGRIKGEYSRLNLNRNLYLGGVPNIQEGMLVTQNFSGCIENLFLNSSNFIREMKDNYEYGEAFRYQRVNTIYACPSPPIYPVTFLTRSSYARLKGYEAQKQLNVSFYFRTYEDRGSMLYHEFASGGFVKVFLEYGKVEIDLKLGDKPRIILDNYEEQFNDGKWHSLVLTIGKNKLVLDIDQRPMTTTKIIQISTGRVYNIAGGHDKNGFVGCMRLILVDGNYKLPKDWIQGEEVCCDNEVVVDACQMIDRCNPNPCRHGATCNQNSMEFFCDCSQTGYAGAVCHTSKYPLSCLALKNVQSVQQRVNMHIDVDGSGPLKPFPVVCEFYSDGRVITTLGHSQERTTTVDGFQEPGSFEQAIMYDADLMQVEALLNRSHSCWQRLSYSCRAARLLNSPSEINAFRPFSWWVSRHNQAMDYWAGALPGSRKCECGILGKCIDPTKWCNCDAERMEWTEDSGDIREKEYLPVRAVRFGDTGTPLDEKQGRYTLGPLRCEGDDLFSNIVTFRIADSTINLPPFDMGHSGDIYMEFKTTTENAVLFHATGPTDYIKLSIIGGSKLQFQYQAGSGPLGVNVETSYHLNDNRWHTVSVERNRKEARLVVDGSLKAEVREPPGPVRALHLTSDLVIGATTEYRDGYVGCIRALLLNGKMVDLKSYAMRGLYGISADCVGRCESSPCLNNGTCFERYDGYSCDCRWSAFKGPICADEIGVNLRASSMIRYEFEGSFRSTIAENIRVGFTTTNPRGFLLGFSSNLTGEYLTIQISNSGHLRCVFDFGFERQEIIYPKKHFGLGQYHDVRFSRKNSGSTVVLQVDNYEPVEYNFDIKASADAQFNNIQYMYIGKNESMPDGFIGCVSRAQFDDIYPLKLMFQQNPPQNVKSLGSQLTEDFCGVEPVTHPPIEVETRPPPLVDEEKLRKAYNEVNSVLLGTLLAILFILIIIMVVLIGRYLHRHKGDYLTHEDKGADNADDPDEAVVQSTTGHQVTKRKEWFI; this is translated from the exons ctGGAACATCATGGTCTGCCCGCCATTCTGACTTTGACCAGAAACTTATCATAGATCTTGGTAACATTATGAACGTGACACACATTGCCATCCAAGGTCGGCCACATAGTAATGAATATGTTACCGAATATTCCATAAGCTATGGCATAACAGATTTGGAATTTGCAGACTACAAGGAGCCAGGAGGCAACATAAAG aTGTTCAAAGGAAACAGCGATGGAAATGCAGTTCATTTTAATGTCTTCGAAGTACCAATTATTGCCCAATGGATACGAATAAATCCTACAAGATGGCATGACAGAATATCAATGCGTGTAGAGTTATATGGTTGTGATTACA TCTCTGAAAACCTCTACTTCAATGGAACAAGTTTGGTCAAATACGATTTACTCAGGGAACCTATTGCCTCAACACGAGAATCCATTCGATTTCGTTTTAAAACCGCTCAAGCCAATGGAATATTAATGTATTCACGTGGCACACAAGGTGACTACCTCGCACTTCAAGTTAAAGACAACAAAATGCTTTTGAATATGGATTTGGGATCGAAAATTATGACTTCATTATCCGTTGGTAGTCTGTTGGATGACAATGTTTGGCATGATGTTGTTTTGTCAAGAAATCGTCGAGACATTATATTCTCAGTTGATCGAGTCATAGTCAAAGGCAGGATAAAGGGAGAATATAGTCGATTGAATCTCAATCGTAAt cTTTATTTGGGTGGTGTTCCCAATATCCAAGAAGGTATGCTAGTCACACAAAACTTCAGTGGTTGCATTGAGAATCTCTTCCTTAACTCATCAAATTTCATACGCGAAATGAAGGATAATTATGAATATGGCGAAGCCTTCCGTTATCAACGAGTAAACACAATCTACGCCTGTCCATCGCCTCCAATTTATCCAGTGACTTTCCTTACCAGATCGTCATATGCTCGTCTCAAGGGTTACGAAGCTCAGAAGCAACTGAATGTCTCCTTCTATTTCCGTACCTATGAGGATAGAGGTTCGATGTTGTATCACGAATTTGCTTCAGGTGGCTTTGTTAAGGTCTTCTTGGAATACGGAAAGGTTGAGATTGATTTGAAACTGGGCGATAAACCTAGAATCATATTGGATAACTACGAGGAACAATTTAACGATGGCAAATGGCATTCTTTAGTTCTAACAATTGGAAAGAATAAACTTGTGCTGGACATTGATCAGCGACCAATGACTACgacaaaaataattcaaatttctaCGGGACGTGTATACAATATTGCTGGTGGACATGATAAGAATGGTTTTGTCGGCTGTATGAGACTGATTTTAGTCGATGGTAACTATAAACTGCCCAAGGATTGGATTCAAGGGGAAGAAGTGTGTTGCGACAATGAAGTAGTTGTTGATGCTTGTCAAATGATCGATCGATGCAACCCAAATCCATGTCGTCATGGTGCAACGTGTAATCAAAATTCAATGGAATTCTTCTGCGATTGCAGTCAGACAGGATATGCTGGAGCTGTTTGTCACACAT CCAAATACCCACTGTCTTGCTTGGCTTTGAAGAATGTCCAGAGTGTTCAACAAAGAGTTAACATGCACATTGATGTTGATGGCAGTGGTCCGCTGAAACCATTCCCAGTTGTCTGTGAATTTTATT CTGATGGAAGAGTTATAACAACACTTGGTCACAGTCAAGAACGCACAACAACAGTTGATGGCTTCCAGGAGCCAGGTTCATTCGAACAGGCAATTATGTATGACGCGGATTTAATGCAGGTAGAAGCACTTTTGAACCGATCTCATTCATGCTGGCAACGACTTAGTTACTCTTGCAGAGCTGCTAGACTTCTGAATTCTCCAA GTGAAATCAATGCATTCCGACCATTTTCGTGGTGGGTTTCAAGACACAATCAAGCAATGGACTACTGGGCTGGTGCCTTACCAGGATCACGTAAATGTGAATGTGGAATTCTTGGCAAATGTATCGATCCAACTAAATGGTGTAATTGCGACGCGGAAAGAATGGAATGGACCGAAGATAGTGGAGATATTCGAGAAAAAGAATATTTACCAGTTCGTGCTGTACGATTTGGTGACACTGGTACACCATTAGATGAAAAACAAGGTCGATATACACTTGGACCGTTGCGTTGCGAAGGAGATGATTTATTCAGTAATATTGTGACATTCCGAATTGCTGATTCTACAATCAATTTACCACCATTCGATATGGGACATTCGGGAGATATCTATATGGAATTCAAGACAACAACAGAGAATGCTGTACTCTTCCATGCAACAGGACCAacagattatataaaattgaGTATAATTGGTGGATCCAAGTTGCAATTCCAATATCAAGCTGGTAGTGGACCATTGGGGGTGAATGTGGAGACTAGTTATCATTTGAATGACAATCGCTGGCACACAGTCAGCGTGGAAAGGAATCG cAAAGAAGCTCGTCTTGTCGTTGATGGATCTCTTAAAGCAGAAGTTCGTGAACCACCAGGTCCAGTTCGTGCTCTACATCTGACCTCCGATCTAGTAATTGGTGCTACCACAGAATACCGCGATGGTTATGTAGGGTGTATTCGAGCTCTTCTACTTAATGGAAAAATGGTTGATTTAAAATCATATGCTATGCGTGGACTTTATGGAATTAGTGCCGATTGTGTTGGACGTTGTGAGTCAAGTCCATGTCTTAATAATGGTACCTGTTTCGAAAGATACGATGGATACTCGTGCGATTGTCGTTGGAGTGCTTTCAAAGGACCTATTTGTGCTGATG AAATTGGTGTTAATCTTCGTGCAAGTTCAATGATTCGTTATGAATTTGAAGGTTCCTTCAGATCAACTATTGCTGAAAATATACGAGTCGGTTTCACCACAACCAATCCAAGGGGTTTCCTTCTCGGTTTCTCATCCAATTTAACTGGAGAATATCTTACAATACAAATTTCCAATTCAG gTCATTTGCGATGTGTGTTTGATTTCGGTTTCGAAAGACAAGAAATTATCTATCCCAAGAAACATTTCGGTCTGGGCCAATATCATGATGTACGATTCTCCAGAAAGAACAGTGGTTCCACTGTTGTGCTCCAAGTGGATAACTATGAACCAGTTGAATATAATTTCGATATTAAAGCATCTGCTGATGCTCAGTTCAATAACATCCAATACATGTACATTGGAAAGAACGAATCGATGCCTGATGGTTTCATTGGTTGTGTATCTAGAGCTCAGTTTGATGATATTTATCCTCTCAAACTTATGTTCCAACAAAATCCACCACAAAATGTTAAGTCTTTGGGAT CACAACTTACTGAGGACTTCTGTGGTGTTGAGCCTGTTACTCATCCACCCATTGAAGTAGAAACCCGTCCTCCACCTCTGGTCGATGAAGAGAAGCTGAGGAAAGCCTACAATGAAGTCAATTCAGTGCTTTTGGGCA cTCTTCTTGCAATTTTATTCATCTTAATCATTATTATGGTTGTTCTGATCGGAAGATATCTTCACCGACACAAAGGAGATTATCTTACGCACGAAGACAAAGGTGCCGACAATGCTGACGACCCCGACGAAGCTGTTGTACAATCAACGACAGGACATCAAGTTACGAAAAGAAAAGAGTGGTTTATTtag
- the LOC129908259 gene encoding neurexin-4 isoform X2 has product MFRAMSVLVLITLLVTLRNVVNADAYNDYFSDYECNAPLLEKAVLTATSSLQDRGPNKARLNGESAWTPLENTYNHFLTIDLGEKKMTRKIATMGRAKTIEFVTEYIVQYSDDGEYWRSYVSPMSEPQMFKGNSDGNAVHFNVFEVPIIAQWIRINPTRWHDRISMRVELYGCDYISENLYFNGTSLVKYDLLREPIASTRESIRFRFKTAQANGILMYSRGTQGDYLALQVKDNKMLLNMDLGSKIMTSLSVGSLLDDNVWHDVVLSRNRRDIIFSVDRVIVKGRIKGEYSRLNLNRNLYLGGVPNIQEGMLVTQNFSGCIENLFLNSSNFIREMKDNYEYGEAFRYQRVNTIYACPSPPIYPVTFLTRSSYARLKGYEAQKQLNVSFYFRTYEDRGSMLYHEFASGGFVKVFLEYGKVEIDLKLGDKPRIILDNYEEQFNDGKWHSLVLTIGKNKLVLDIDQRPMTTTKIIQISTGRVYNIAGGHDKNGFVGCMRLILVDGNYKLPKDWIQGEEVCCDNEVVVDACQMIDRCNPNPCRHGATCNQNSMEFFCDCSQTGYAGAVCHTSKYPLSCLALKNVQSVQQRVNMHIDVDGSGPLKPFPVVCEFYSDGRVITTLGHSQERTTTVDGFQEPGSFEQAIMYDADLMQVEALLNRSHSCWQRLSYSCRAARLLNSPSEINAFRPFSWWVSRHNQAMDYWAGALPGSRKCECGILGKCIDPTKWCNCDAERMEWTEDSGDIREKEYLPVRAVRFGDTGTPLDEKQGRYTLGPLRCEGDDLFSNIVTFRIADSTINLPPFDMGHSGDIYMEFKTTTENAVLFHATGPTDYIKLSIIGGSKLQFQYQAGSGPLGVNVETSYHLNDNRWHTVSVERNRKEARLVVDGSLKAEVREPPGPVRALHLTSDLVIGATTEYRDGYVGCIRALLLNGKMVDLKSYAMRGLYGISADCVGRCESSPCLNNGTCFERYDGYSCDCRWSAFKGPICADEIGVNLRASSMIRYEFEGSFRSTIAENIRVGFTTTNPRGFLLGFSSNLTGEYLTIQISNSGHLRCVFDFGFERQEIIYPKKHFGLGQYHDVRFSRKNSGSTVVLQVDNYEPVEYNFDIKASADAQFNNIQYMYIGKNESMPDGFIGCVSRAQFDDIYPLKLMFQQNPPQNVKSLGSQLTEDFCGVEPVTHPPIEVETRPPPLVDEEKLRKAYNEVNSVLLGTLLAILFILIIIMVVLIGRYLHRHKGDYLTHEDKGADNADDPDEAVVQSTTGHQVTKRKEWFI; this is encoded by the exons gTGAATCTGCATGGACGCCGTTAGAAAATACTTACAATCATTTTCTAACAATCGATTTGGGTGAGAAAAAAATGACTCGGAAAATTGCTACAATGGGTCGGGCGAAGACAATTGAATTTGTGACTGAGTACATTGTTCAGTATTCGGATGATGGTGAATATTGGCGATCGTATGTTAGTCCTATGAGTGAACCTCAG aTGTTCAAAGGAAACAGCGATGGAAATGCAGTTCATTTTAATGTCTTCGAAGTACCAATTATTGCCCAATGGATACGAATAAATCCTACAAGATGGCATGACAGAATATCAATGCGTGTAGAGTTATATGGTTGTGATTACA TCTCTGAAAACCTCTACTTCAATGGAACAAGTTTGGTCAAATACGATTTACTCAGGGAACCTATTGCCTCAACACGAGAATCCATTCGATTTCGTTTTAAAACCGCTCAAGCCAATGGAATATTAATGTATTCACGTGGCACACAAGGTGACTACCTCGCACTTCAAGTTAAAGACAACAAAATGCTTTTGAATATGGATTTGGGATCGAAAATTATGACTTCATTATCCGTTGGTAGTCTGTTGGATGACAATGTTTGGCATGATGTTGTTTTGTCAAGAAATCGTCGAGACATTATATTCTCAGTTGATCGAGTCATAGTCAAAGGCAGGATAAAGGGAGAATATAGTCGATTGAATCTCAATCGTAAt cTTTATTTGGGTGGTGTTCCCAATATCCAAGAAGGTATGCTAGTCACACAAAACTTCAGTGGTTGCATTGAGAATCTCTTCCTTAACTCATCAAATTTCATACGCGAAATGAAGGATAATTATGAATATGGCGAAGCCTTCCGTTATCAACGAGTAAACACAATCTACGCCTGTCCATCGCCTCCAATTTATCCAGTGACTTTCCTTACCAGATCGTCATATGCTCGTCTCAAGGGTTACGAAGCTCAGAAGCAACTGAATGTCTCCTTCTATTTCCGTACCTATGAGGATAGAGGTTCGATGTTGTATCACGAATTTGCTTCAGGTGGCTTTGTTAAGGTCTTCTTGGAATACGGAAAGGTTGAGATTGATTTGAAACTGGGCGATAAACCTAGAATCATATTGGATAACTACGAGGAACAATTTAACGATGGCAAATGGCATTCTTTAGTTCTAACAATTGGAAAGAATAAACTTGTGCTGGACATTGATCAGCGACCAATGACTACgacaaaaataattcaaatttctaCGGGACGTGTATACAATATTGCTGGTGGACATGATAAGAATGGTTTTGTCGGCTGTATGAGACTGATTTTAGTCGATGGTAACTATAAACTGCCCAAGGATTGGATTCAAGGGGAAGAAGTGTGTTGCGACAATGAAGTAGTTGTTGATGCTTGTCAAATGATCGATCGATGCAACCCAAATCCATGTCGTCATGGTGCAACGTGTAATCAAAATTCAATGGAATTCTTCTGCGATTGCAGTCAGACAGGATATGCTGGAGCTGTTTGTCACACAT CCAAATACCCACTGTCTTGCTTGGCTTTGAAGAATGTCCAGAGTGTTCAACAAAGAGTTAACATGCACATTGATGTTGATGGCAGTGGTCCGCTGAAACCATTCCCAGTTGTCTGTGAATTTTATT CTGATGGAAGAGTTATAACAACACTTGGTCACAGTCAAGAACGCACAACAACAGTTGATGGCTTCCAGGAGCCAGGTTCATTCGAACAGGCAATTATGTATGACGCGGATTTAATGCAGGTAGAAGCACTTTTGAACCGATCTCATTCATGCTGGCAACGACTTAGTTACTCTTGCAGAGCTGCTAGACTTCTGAATTCTCCAA GTGAAATCAATGCATTCCGACCATTTTCGTGGTGGGTTTCAAGACACAATCAAGCAATGGACTACTGGGCTGGTGCCTTACCAGGATCACGTAAATGTGAATGTGGAATTCTTGGCAAATGTATCGATCCAACTAAATGGTGTAATTGCGACGCGGAAAGAATGGAATGGACCGAAGATAGTGGAGATATTCGAGAAAAAGAATATTTACCAGTTCGTGCTGTACGATTTGGTGACACTGGTACACCATTAGATGAAAAACAAGGTCGATATACACTTGGACCGTTGCGTTGCGAAGGAGATGATTTATTCAGTAATATTGTGACATTCCGAATTGCTGATTCTACAATCAATTTACCACCATTCGATATGGGACATTCGGGAGATATCTATATGGAATTCAAGACAACAACAGAGAATGCTGTACTCTTCCATGCAACAGGACCAacagattatataaaattgaGTATAATTGGTGGATCCAAGTTGCAATTCCAATATCAAGCTGGTAGTGGACCATTGGGGGTGAATGTGGAGACTAGTTATCATTTGAATGACAATCGCTGGCACACAGTCAGCGTGGAAAGGAATCG cAAAGAAGCTCGTCTTGTCGTTGATGGATCTCTTAAAGCAGAAGTTCGTGAACCACCAGGTCCAGTTCGTGCTCTACATCTGACCTCCGATCTAGTAATTGGTGCTACCACAGAATACCGCGATGGTTATGTAGGGTGTATTCGAGCTCTTCTACTTAATGGAAAAATGGTTGATTTAAAATCATATGCTATGCGTGGACTTTATGGAATTAGTGCCGATTGTGTTGGACGTTGTGAGTCAAGTCCATGTCTTAATAATGGTACCTGTTTCGAAAGATACGATGGATACTCGTGCGATTGTCGTTGGAGTGCTTTCAAAGGACCTATTTGTGCTGATG AAATTGGTGTTAATCTTCGTGCAAGTTCAATGATTCGTTATGAATTTGAAGGTTCCTTCAGATCAACTATTGCTGAAAATATACGAGTCGGTTTCACCACAACCAATCCAAGGGGTTTCCTTCTCGGTTTCTCATCCAATTTAACTGGAGAATATCTTACAATACAAATTTCCAATTCAG gTCATTTGCGATGTGTGTTTGATTTCGGTTTCGAAAGACAAGAAATTATCTATCCCAAGAAACATTTCGGTCTGGGCCAATATCATGATGTACGATTCTCCAGAAAGAACAGTGGTTCCACTGTTGTGCTCCAAGTGGATAACTATGAACCAGTTGAATATAATTTCGATATTAAAGCATCTGCTGATGCTCAGTTCAATAACATCCAATACATGTACATTGGAAAGAACGAATCGATGCCTGATGGTTTCATTGGTTGTGTATCTAGAGCTCAGTTTGATGATATTTATCCTCTCAAACTTATGTTCCAACAAAATCCACCACAAAATGTTAAGTCTTTGGGAT CACAACTTACTGAGGACTTCTGTGGTGTTGAGCCTGTTACTCATCCACCCATTGAAGTAGAAACCCGTCCTCCACCTCTGGTCGATGAAGAGAAGCTGAGGAAAGCCTACAATGAAGTCAATTCAGTGCTTTTGGGCA cTCTTCTTGCAATTTTATTCATCTTAATCATTATTATGGTTGTTCTGATCGGAAGATATCTTCACCGACACAAAGGAGATTATCTTACGCACGAAGACAAAGGTGCCGACAATGCTGACGACCCCGACGAAGCTGTTGTACAATCAACGACAGGACATCAAGTTACGAAAAGAAAAGAGTGGTTTATTtag
- the LOC129908259 gene encoding neurexin-4 isoform X3, with protein MTRKIATMGRAKTIEFVTEYIVQYSDDGEYWRSYVSPMSEPQMFKGNSDGNAVHFNVFEVPIIAQWIRINPTRWHDRISMRVELYGCDYISENLYFNGTSLVKYDLLREPIASTRESIRFRFKTAQANGILMYSRGTQGDYLALQVKDNKMLLNMDLGSKIMTSLSVGSLLDDNVWHDVVLSRNRRDIIFSVDRVIVKGRIKGEYSRLNLNRNLYLGGVPNIQEGMLVTQNFSGCIENLFLNSSNFIREMKDNYEYGEAFRYQRVNTIYACPSPPIYPVTFLTRSSYARLKGYEAQKQLNVSFYFRTYEDRGSMLYHEFASGGFVKVFLEYGKVEIDLKLGDKPRIILDNYEEQFNDGKWHSLVLTIGKNKLVLDIDQRPMTTTKIIQISTGRVYNIAGGHDKNGFVGCMRLILVDGNYKLPKDWIQGEEVCCDNEVVVDACQMIDRCNPNPCRHGATCNQNSMEFFCDCSQTGYAGAVCHTSKYPLSCLALKNVQSVQQRVNMHIDVDGSGPLKPFPVVCEFYSDGRVITTLGHSQERTTTVDGFQEPGSFEQAIMYDADLMQVEALLNRSHSCWQRLSYSCRAARLLNSPSEINAFRPFSWWVSRHNQAMDYWAGALPGSRKCECGILGKCIDPTKWCNCDAERMEWTEDSGDIREKEYLPVRAVRFGDTGTPLDEKQGRYTLGPLRCEGDDLFSNIVTFRIADSTINLPPFDMGHSGDIYMEFKTTTENAVLFHATGPTDYIKLSIIGGSKLQFQYQAGSGPLGVNVETSYHLNDNRWHTVSVERNRKEARLVVDGSLKAEVREPPGPVRALHLTSDLVIGATTEYRDGYVGCIRALLLNGKMVDLKSYAMRGLYGISADCVGRCESSPCLNNGTCFERYDGYSCDCRWSAFKGPICADEIGVNLRASSMIRYEFEGSFRSTIAENIRVGFTTTNPRGFLLGFSSNLTGEYLTIQISNSGHLRCVFDFGFERQEIIYPKKHFGLGQYHDVRFSRKNSGSTVVLQVDNYEPVEYNFDIKASADAQFNNIQYMYIGKNESMPDGFIGCVSRAQFDDIYPLKLMFQQNPPQNVKSLGSQLTEDFCGVEPVTHPPIEVETRPPPLVDEEKLRKAYNEVNSVLLGTLLAILFILIIIMVVLIGRYLHRHKGDYLTHEDKGADNADDPDEAVVQSTTGHQVTKRKEWFI; from the exons ATGACTCGGAAAATTGCTACAATGGGTCGGGCGAAGACAATTGAATTTGTGACTGAGTACATTGTTCAGTATTCGGATGATGGTGAATATTGGCGATCGTATGTTAGTCCTATGAGTGAACCTCAG aTGTTCAAAGGAAACAGCGATGGAAATGCAGTTCATTTTAATGTCTTCGAAGTACCAATTATTGCCCAATGGATACGAATAAATCCTACAAGATGGCATGACAGAATATCAATGCGTGTAGAGTTATATGGTTGTGATTACA TCTCTGAAAACCTCTACTTCAATGGAACAAGTTTGGTCAAATACGATTTACTCAGGGAACCTATTGCCTCAACACGAGAATCCATTCGATTTCGTTTTAAAACCGCTCAAGCCAATGGAATATTAATGTATTCACGTGGCACACAAGGTGACTACCTCGCACTTCAAGTTAAAGACAACAAAATGCTTTTGAATATGGATTTGGGATCGAAAATTATGACTTCATTATCCGTTGGTAGTCTGTTGGATGACAATGTTTGGCATGATGTTGTTTTGTCAAGAAATCGTCGAGACATTATATTCTCAGTTGATCGAGTCATAGTCAAAGGCAGGATAAAGGGAGAATATAGTCGATTGAATCTCAATCGTAAt cTTTATTTGGGTGGTGTTCCCAATATCCAAGAAGGTATGCTAGTCACACAAAACTTCAGTGGTTGCATTGAGAATCTCTTCCTTAACTCATCAAATTTCATACGCGAAATGAAGGATAATTATGAATATGGCGAAGCCTTCCGTTATCAACGAGTAAACACAATCTACGCCTGTCCATCGCCTCCAATTTATCCAGTGACTTTCCTTACCAGATCGTCATATGCTCGTCTCAAGGGTTACGAAGCTCAGAAGCAACTGAATGTCTCCTTCTATTTCCGTACCTATGAGGATAGAGGTTCGATGTTGTATCACGAATTTGCTTCAGGTGGCTTTGTTAAGGTCTTCTTGGAATACGGAAAGGTTGAGATTGATTTGAAACTGGGCGATAAACCTAGAATCATATTGGATAACTACGAGGAACAATTTAACGATGGCAAATGGCATTCTTTAGTTCTAACAATTGGAAAGAATAAACTTGTGCTGGACATTGATCAGCGACCAATGACTACgacaaaaataattcaaatttctaCGGGACGTGTATACAATATTGCTGGTGGACATGATAAGAATGGTTTTGTCGGCTGTATGAGACTGATTTTAGTCGATGGTAACTATAAACTGCCCAAGGATTGGATTCAAGGGGAAGAAGTGTGTTGCGACAATGAAGTAGTTGTTGATGCTTGTCAAATGATCGATCGATGCAACCCAAATCCATGTCGTCATGGTGCAACGTGTAATCAAAATTCAATGGAATTCTTCTGCGATTGCAGTCAGACAGGATATGCTGGAGCTGTTTGTCACACAT CCAAATACCCACTGTCTTGCTTGGCTTTGAAGAATGTCCAGAGTGTTCAACAAAGAGTTAACATGCACATTGATGTTGATGGCAGTGGTCCGCTGAAACCATTCCCAGTTGTCTGTGAATTTTATT CTGATGGAAGAGTTATAACAACACTTGGTCACAGTCAAGAACGCACAACAACAGTTGATGGCTTCCAGGAGCCAGGTTCATTCGAACAGGCAATTATGTATGACGCGGATTTAATGCAGGTAGAAGCACTTTTGAACCGATCTCATTCATGCTGGCAACGACTTAGTTACTCTTGCAGAGCTGCTAGACTTCTGAATTCTCCAA GTGAAATCAATGCATTCCGACCATTTTCGTGGTGGGTTTCAAGACACAATCAAGCAATGGACTACTGGGCTGGTGCCTTACCAGGATCACGTAAATGTGAATGTGGAATTCTTGGCAAATGTATCGATCCAACTAAATGGTGTAATTGCGACGCGGAAAGAATGGAATGGACCGAAGATAGTGGAGATATTCGAGAAAAAGAATATTTACCAGTTCGTGCTGTACGATTTGGTGACACTGGTACACCATTAGATGAAAAACAAGGTCGATATACACTTGGACCGTTGCGTTGCGAAGGAGATGATTTATTCAGTAATATTGTGACATTCCGAATTGCTGATTCTACAATCAATTTACCACCATTCGATATGGGACATTCGGGAGATATCTATATGGAATTCAAGACAACAACAGAGAATGCTGTACTCTTCCATGCAACAGGACCAacagattatataaaattgaGTATAATTGGTGGATCCAAGTTGCAATTCCAATATCAAGCTGGTAGTGGACCATTGGGGGTGAATGTGGAGACTAGTTATCATTTGAATGACAATCGCTGGCACACAGTCAGCGTGGAAAGGAATCG cAAAGAAGCTCGTCTTGTCGTTGATGGATCTCTTAAAGCAGAAGTTCGTGAACCACCAGGTCCAGTTCGTGCTCTACATCTGACCTCCGATCTAGTAATTGGTGCTACCACAGAATACCGCGATGGTTATGTAGGGTGTATTCGAGCTCTTCTACTTAATGGAAAAATGGTTGATTTAAAATCATATGCTATGCGTGGACTTTATGGAATTAGTGCCGATTGTGTTGGACGTTGTGAGTCAAGTCCATGTCTTAATAATGGTACCTGTTTCGAAAGATACGATGGATACTCGTGCGATTGTCGTTGGAGTGCTTTCAAAGGACCTATTTGTGCTGATG AAATTGGTGTTAATCTTCGTGCAAGTTCAATGATTCGTTATGAATTTGAAGGTTCCTTCAGATCAACTATTGCTGAAAATATACGAGTCGGTTTCACCACAACCAATCCAAGGGGTTTCCTTCTCGGTTTCTCATCCAATTTAACTGGAGAATATCTTACAATACAAATTTCCAATTCAG gTCATTTGCGATGTGTGTTTGATTTCGGTTTCGAAAGACAAGAAATTATCTATCCCAAGAAACATTTCGGTCTGGGCCAATATCATGATGTACGATTCTCCAGAAAGAACAGTGGTTCCACTGTTGTGCTCCAAGTGGATAACTATGAACCAGTTGAATATAATTTCGATATTAAAGCATCTGCTGATGCTCAGTTCAATAACATCCAATACATGTACATTGGAAAGAACGAATCGATGCCTGATGGTTTCATTGGTTGTGTATCTAGAGCTCAGTTTGATGATATTTATCCTCTCAAACTTATGTTCCAACAAAATCCACCACAAAATGTTAAGTCTTTGGGAT CACAACTTACTGAGGACTTCTGTGGTGTTGAGCCTGTTACTCATCCACCCATTGAAGTAGAAACCCGTCCTCCACCTCTGGTCGATGAAGAGAAGCTGAGGAAAGCCTACAATGAAGTCAATTCAGTGCTTTTGGGCA cTCTTCTTGCAATTTTATTCATCTTAATCATTATTATGGTTGTTCTGATCGGAAGATATCTTCACCGACACAAAGGAGATTATCTTACGCACGAAGACAAAGGTGCCGACAATGCTGACGACCCCGACGAAGCTGTTGTACAATCAACGACAGGACATCAAGTTACGAAAAGAAAAGAGTGGTTTATTtag